From Pseudomonas sp. G.S.17, the proteins below share one genomic window:
- the tssK gene encoding type VI secretion system baseplate subunit TssK, producing MKIDRPLWAAGALLSPQQFQQQARWEAWANECLAHLSLIHPWGVQAVGFDPEALRLGKLKATQICMRMPDGTLIDTDHVDRLPPALELAGSLPDGIQSSTLLLAMPLEQANGNNCLFDGGRADRPMRYRQDWRKVQDVYADEIQSIGVLEQALSLRLESDDNADYLTCPIARLVRDGQGAWSLDPGYVPPLLSFAAHPGLLAQFDNLLTQMAAKRQRLMGMRRESNQRMADFAVADVSLFWLLNALNTYQPVLADFNAHPARHPEQVYLELVKLTGSLLTFSLEHDLDKIPAYRHEDLESVFPPLMRTISTLLEASLPSRVVALELEETGTNRWQVSLNDPRLREPEGADFYLSVRCRMPAAQLQSQFPRLCKAGTPDEVGRLINAALDGIPLQSLSLVPAAIPLRLENQYFALDISHPKGQAMLAEGACAFYVPSTLTDVKLELFAVLRT from the coding sequence ATGAAAATCGACCGCCCCCTTTGGGCTGCGGGGGCTCTTCTGTCCCCGCAGCAATTCCAGCAACAGGCACGTTGGGAAGCTTGGGCCAATGAATGTCTGGCCCATCTGTCTCTGATACATCCTTGGGGTGTCCAGGCAGTGGGCTTTGATCCGGAAGCCCTGCGGCTCGGCAAGCTCAAGGCAACTCAAATATGCATGCGCATGCCTGATGGCACGCTGATCGATACCGATCACGTGGATCGGCTGCCGCCTGCGCTTGAGCTGGCCGGATCGCTACCTGATGGAATTCAGAGCTCGACATTGCTCCTTGCCATGCCGCTTGAGCAGGCCAATGGCAACAACTGTCTGTTTGATGGGGGGCGGGCGGATCGTCCAATGCGCTATCGCCAGGACTGGCGCAAAGTGCAGGACGTCTACGCGGACGAAATACAGTCGATCGGTGTACTGGAGCAGGCCCTAAGTCTGCGTCTGGAAAGCGACGACAATGCGGATTATCTGACCTGTCCGATTGCGCGTCTTGTGCGCGACGGACAAGGTGCCTGGAGTCTCGATCCTGGCTATGTACCACCGTTGCTCAGCTTCGCTGCTCACCCTGGCCTATTGGCGCAATTCGACAATCTGTTGACCCAAATGGCCGCCAAGCGGCAGCGGCTGATGGGCATGCGCCGTGAAAGCAACCAGCGTATGGCTGACTTCGCTGTAGCGGACGTGTCTTTGTTCTGGTTGCTCAATGCCTTGAACACCTATCAACCCGTGCTGGCTGATTTCAACGCTCATCCCGCGCGACATCCTGAGCAGGTTTATCTGGAGCTGGTCAAGCTGACCGGCAGCTTGCTGACCTTCTCGCTGGAACACGATCTGGACAAGATCCCAGCGTATCGCCACGAAGATCTGGAATCTGTATTCCCGCCGTTGATGCGCACCATTTCCACCTTGCTGGAGGCCAGCCTGCCTTCACGTGTTGTTGCGCTGGAACTGGAGGAAACGGGGACCAACCGCTGGCAGGTCAGCCTTAACGATCCGCGTCTGCGTGAGCCTGAAGGAGCTGACTTCTATTTGTCCGTGCGTTGCCGCATGCCTGCTGCTCAGCTCCAAAGTCAGTTCCCGCGTTTGTGCAAAGCGGGTACGCCGGATGAGGTCGGTCGCTTGATCAACGCCGCGCTCGACGGCATTCCCTTGCAGTCCCTTAGTCTCGTGCCGGCCGCAATTCCCCTGCGTCTGGAAAACCAATACTTCGCGCTGGATATCAGCCATCCCAAAGGCCAAGCCATGCTGGCAGAAGGGGCATGTGCCTTCTATGTACCGAGCACGCTGACCGACGTGAAACTGGAACTGTTTGCGGTGTTGCGCACATGA
- the tssL gene encoding type VI secretion system protein TssL, short form, whose protein sequence is MSLIKAKKQFATAVNIDSLLQDSYLLVVELRQGGEVQNNLELPKLCAQQVEYVRQQLESAGLSKRNIDYISHAQCALLDETALTFAKGGAHEKWAREPLQAKFFSRHQAGEFLYEDMRELLREPAPDLSVLTVFHRVLMLGFQGRYHEENNPERAQVVTALNAHVAPLKLSHSLPTQLNQGSRMGSGRWIQQPSIHVLAVGGLLVGAWLGLDHLLVNLVASLLPGQE, encoded by the coding sequence ATGAGCCTGATCAAAGCAAAAAAACAATTCGCCACTGCGGTGAACATCGACTCGCTGTTGCAAGACAGCTATTTGCTGGTTGTAGAACTTCGGCAAGGAGGCGAGGTGCAGAACAATCTCGAACTGCCGAAGCTGTGCGCCCAGCAGGTCGAATACGTACGCCAACAGCTTGAGAGCGCTGGTCTGAGCAAGCGCAACATTGACTACATCAGTCACGCTCAATGCGCGCTGCTTGATGAGACTGCGCTCACGTTTGCCAAAGGCGGTGCTCATGAGAAATGGGCTCGCGAACCCTTGCAGGCCAAGTTCTTCAGTCGTCATCAGGCTGGCGAGTTTTTGTATGAGGACATGCGCGAGCTGCTGCGTGAGCCGGCACCTGATCTGAGCGTGCTGACGGTATTCCACCGCGTGCTCATGCTTGGTTTTCAGGGGCGTTACCACGAGGAAAACAACCCGGAGCGTGCGCAGGTTGTGACTGCGCTAAATGCGCATGTCGCACCGCTGAAGTTGAGTCATTCGTTACCAACCCAACTGAATCAGGGCTCCCGCATGGGTTCGGGGCGTTGGATTCAGCAGCCCTCGATTCATGTACTGGCGGTTGGCGGATTGCTGGTCGGTGCCTGGTTGGGACTGGACCATCTATTGGTCAATTTGGTCGCCTCGTTGTTGCCGGGTCAGGAGTGA
- a CDS encoding OmpA family protein, whose product MTLTLSRALLLWAGALALALLAIVPLPAGLRVMAVFAVACFLILAWRRTGRTAALQSQSLNLADGTSLPPAAYRQPVVLVCGDGLVGLFGATPSAQLAMRITEQGCYLRVPDFEQLPGLTESLLSLRPDWGGQLSVMFIVNPAEHSDCPELAGRVRTFCYQLALTRKRGIAMPLLLVSYLQALRGAGPWFSWEAGQTSPNVRDGGACFSLDDWQRLSADGATQAARMQTCVQLNSFVEWLGKEALPHFKGQDTHRSAGLALSCAVTLVPALPQRVACNLWQQWLRDKVALPVTKHALVEADATLPFPDPLLHLLPAHIQNTPLRRASVAALWLFALGGLIAMASSTWQNNLLLRQISDDLRRYTSIPEASRRDQPEFTQREEAISVLRQDAERLDSYYRQGEPLSLGLGLYHGERLRAPLLATIAKYRQPPAMPTPGKIPKPVRLDSLSLFSIGSAQLKPESAKMLINALVDIKAQPGWLIVIAGHTDITGNPEHNLLLSRARAAAVRDWIQRMGDIPDSCFAVQGFGASHPIESNDTENGRMANRRVDIRLVPEVGACVLPAAGLDRKPLSQIATFDS is encoded by the coding sequence ATGACACTCACACTTTCTCGCGCTCTTTTGCTGTGGGCGGGCGCGCTTGCCCTCGCATTGCTGGCTATCGTCCCGCTGCCCGCCGGGCTGCGCGTAATGGCGGTTTTCGCGGTTGCCTGTTTTCTGATCCTGGCATGGAGAAGGACCGGGCGTACGGCAGCGCTTCAAAGTCAGTCGCTAAATTTGGCCGACGGTACGTCGTTGCCACCGGCTGCCTATCGTCAGCCGGTGGTGTTGGTCTGTGGCGATGGTCTGGTTGGTCTGTTCGGGGCAACACCCTCTGCGCAATTGGCGATGCGCATCACCGAGCAAGGTTGCTACCTGCGTGTGCCTGATTTCGAGCAACTGCCAGGTTTGACCGAAAGCCTGCTGTCCTTGCGCCCGGACTGGGGCGGCCAGCTCAGTGTGATGTTCATCGTCAACCCTGCCGAACATTCCGACTGCCCGGAATTGGCGGGCCGGGTGCGCACTTTCTGTTACCAGCTGGCGTTGACTCGCAAGCGCGGCATAGCAATGCCGTTGCTGCTGGTGAGTTATCTGCAAGCCCTGCGCGGCGCAGGTCCCTGGTTCAGTTGGGAGGCGGGTCAAACCAGTCCTAACGTTCGTGACGGCGGAGCGTGCTTCAGTCTGGATGATTGGCAACGGCTATCCGCTGACGGCGCGACGCAGGCTGCGCGAATGCAAACCTGTGTGCAGCTGAACAGCTTCGTGGAGTGGCTTGGTAAAGAAGCGCTGCCGCACTTCAAAGGTCAAGACACACACCGTTCTGCGGGTCTCGCTCTCTCCTGCGCGGTCACCTTGGTTCCGGCATTGCCTCAACGTGTGGCGTGCAATCTGTGGCAGCAATGGCTGCGCGACAAAGTTGCGCTGCCTGTCACCAAGCACGCGTTGGTTGAAGCCGACGCGACCTTGCCATTCCCTGACCCCTTGCTGCATTTGCTGCCGGCGCATATTCAAAACACCCCGTTACGTCGCGCGAGCGTGGCTGCGTTATGGCTGTTCGCGCTGGGCGGACTTATCGCGATGGCCAGCTCTACTTGGCAGAACAACCTGCTGCTGCGGCAGATCAGTGATGACCTTCGTCGTTACACGTCGATTCCCGAAGCAAGCCGTCGCGATCAACCCGAATTTACTCAGCGTGAAGAAGCGATAAGCGTGCTGCGCCAGGATGCCGAGCGGCTGGACAGTTACTACCGACAAGGCGAACCGCTGTCGTTGGGTCTGGGCCTCTATCATGGAGAACGGCTGAGGGCGCCACTGTTGGCGACGATTGCCAAATATCGTCAGCCGCCCGCGATGCCAACGCCAGGCAAAATCCCCAAGCCGGTACGCCTCGACAGTCTGTCGTTGTTCAGTATCGGCAGCGCCCAGCTCAAACCCGAGTCGGCAAAGATGCTGATCAATGCACTGGTTGACATCAAGGCCCAACCCGGCTGGTTGATTGTCATTGCCGGGCATACCGACATCACGGGCAACCCCGAACACAACCTCCTGTTATCCCGCGCACGAGCGGCTGCGGTGCGCGACTGGATTCAGCGCATGGGCGATATCCCGGACAGCTGCTTCGCAGTCCAGGGCTTTGGTGCCAGCCACCCCATCGAAAGCAATGACACCGAAAACGGACGCATGGCTAACCGCCGCGTTGATATCCGTCTGGTGCCGGAAGTGGGGGCCTGCGTGCTTCCCGCTGCGGGACTGGACAGAAAACCCCTGTCGCAAATCGCGACATTCGATAGCTAA
- a CDS encoding Hcp family type VI secretion system effector, translated as MAIPVYLWLQGDGGNEIKGSVEVAGRQDSIEVLAHCHRVSIPTDNNTGKLTGTRIHRPYVFTKEVDVSSTYLYKAVTTGESLAKAEFVCYRINKSGHEEAYFMTTLEGVKVVSVTSIMHDIKDPTKEKHNHMEEVELRYEKIKWGYVDGNIEHTDAWNERPSA; from the coding sequence ATGGCAATTCCCGTTTACCTGTGGCTGCAGGGTGATGGCGGTAACGAGATCAAAGGTTCGGTGGAGGTGGCCGGGCGTCAGGACAGTATTGAGGTCTTGGCCCATTGCCATCGGGTGTCCATCCCTACTGACAACAACACAGGGAAGCTAACGGGCACACGAATTCACAGACCTTATGTGTTCACCAAGGAGGTCGATGTCTCCAGTACCTACCTTTACAAAGCGGTGACTACTGGGGAAAGCCTTGCGAAGGCGGAATTCGTTTGTTATCGCATCAACAAATCGGGTCACGAAGAAGCCTACTTCATGACCACGCTGGAAGGCGTCAAGGTCGTGTCAGTGACTTCGATAATGCACGACATCAAGGACCCGACGAAGGAGAAACACAACCACATGGAAGAGGTTGAACTTCGTTACGAAAAAATCAAGTGGGGTTACGTAGACGGCAACATCGAGCATACGGACGCCTGGAACGAGCGCCCTAGCGCCTGA
- the tssH gene encoding type VI secretion system ATPase TssH — translation MAQNSTRLLRRLNPYCVQALSAAASLCQSRAHAQISIEHWLLKLLEQGEGDLTLIARRYEWDMDALWRGLLDHLDTLPRNVQHKPQLCEKLQQLIKNAWLRASLDDNNDVLRSGHLLGALLETPSLLACEAAWPLLSLSETQLQHLFPLLDQHSEERPQVQQKAALDSTEVPSSLLNNSPSNTEKNDALLAVLDKFTQDVTAKAKAGGIDPVFGRDDEIRQVIDILSRRRKNNPILVGEPGVGKTALVEGLALRITEGNVPDSLKSVSVRTLDMGLLQAGAGVKGEFEQRLKNVIDAVQQSANPILLFIDEAHTLIGAGNQAGGADAANLLKPALARGELRTIAATTWSEYKQYFERDAALERRFQMVKVDEPDDANACLMLRGLKARYASHHGVHIQDAAVQAAVSLSRRYLTGRQLPDKAVDLLDTASARVRMSLDCEPQALVRLKARQTALELERQALEDDAQLSGSSDDECLAMIAAQHVELHEQQTTLELQYRHELDLTQQLLDARQAEPLAMEACAQLQQRLTEIQGNQPLLSLDVGSRSVAEVIADWTGVPLGSLLKDEQSSLLALEQQLCERVIGQDHPLGALAQRLRAAKTGLTEEKAPLGVFLLVGTSGVGKTETALALADALFGGEKSLITINLSEYQEAHTVSQLKGSPPGYVGYGQGGVLTEAVRQRPYSVVLLDEVEKAHRDVLNLFYQVFDRGFMRDGEGREIDFRNTVIVMTSNLGSDELQACLQAQPDASESTLHELLRPILREHFQPALLARFQTLIFRPLLADAMKTIVALKLAKVAKRLHRHYGLDCQIDERLHDALVDACLLPDAGARNIDSLLNQQILPVLSQQLLQRQAAQQKTRGVTLGYSDEEGITLHFTDALTATEA, via the coding sequence ATGGCCCAGAATTCCACCCGTTTGCTTCGTCGACTTAATCCTTATTGCGTCCAGGCGCTGAGTGCGGCCGCTTCGCTATGCCAAAGCCGTGCTCATGCCCAGATCAGCATCGAGCATTGGTTGCTCAAGTTGCTGGAGCAAGGCGAAGGCGATCTGACGCTTATTGCGCGTCGCTACGAATGGGACATGGACGCGCTTTGGCGAGGGCTGCTCGACCACCTTGATACCTTGCCGCGCAACGTTCAGCACAAGCCTCAGCTGTGTGAAAAATTGCAGCAACTGATCAAGAATGCCTGGCTCCGCGCATCACTGGATGACAACAACGATGTCCTGCGTTCAGGCCATCTGCTCGGTGCCTTGCTGGAAACCCCAAGCCTGCTTGCCTGCGAAGCTGCTTGGCCTTTGCTCAGCCTCAGCGAAACGCAATTGCAACACCTGTTTCCGTTGCTTGATCAACACTCCGAAGAACGTCCGCAGGTCCAGCAAAAAGCGGCGCTGGACTCAACAGAAGTACCTTCAAGCTTGCTCAATAACTCTCCATCAAACACTGAAAAGAACGATGCCTTATTGGCCGTATTGGACAAGTTCACTCAGGACGTAACCGCCAAAGCCAAGGCTGGGGGGATCGACCCGGTATTCGGCCGAGACGATGAAATCCGCCAGGTCATCGACATCCTCAGTCGCCGACGCAAGAACAACCCGATCCTGGTCGGCGAGCCGGGGGTAGGCAAGACCGCGCTCGTTGAAGGCCTGGCCTTGCGGATCACCGAGGGCAACGTTCCGGACAGTCTCAAATCTGTCAGCGTACGCACCCTCGACATGGGCTTGCTGCAAGCAGGCGCGGGCGTCAAAGGTGAATTCGAGCAACGGCTGAAAAACGTTATTGATGCCGTGCAGCAATCAGCCAATCCAATACTGCTGTTTATTGATGAAGCGCATACGTTGATCGGCGCGGGTAATCAGGCAGGCGGGGCTGATGCGGCAAACTTGCTCAAGCCCGCCTTGGCCCGTGGCGAACTGCGCACCATCGCCGCCACCACCTGGAGCGAATACAAACAGTATTTCGAGCGAGATGCTGCGCTGGAACGGCGTTTCCAGATGGTCAAGGTTGATGAGCCGGACGACGCCAACGCTTGCCTCATGCTGCGCGGCCTCAAAGCCCGCTACGCCAGCCATCACGGCGTACATATTCAGGATGCAGCCGTTCAGGCAGCGGTCAGCCTTTCGCGACGTTATCTGACCGGTCGACAACTGCCGGATAAAGCCGTCGATCTGCTCGACACTGCCAGCGCCCGCGTGCGCATGAGTCTGGACTGCGAACCGCAGGCATTGGTCCGGCTCAAGGCCCGACAAACCGCTTTGGAACTGGAGCGTCAAGCGCTGGAAGACGACGCGCAACTCAGCGGCAGTAGTGACGACGAGTGTTTGGCGATGATCGCTGCGCAGCATGTCGAGCTGCACGAGCAGCAAACAACACTTGAACTGCAATATCGCCACGAACTCGACCTCACACAGCAATTGCTCGACGCGCGACAGGCTGAACCGCTTGCGATGGAAGCCTGCGCGCAGCTTCAGCAACGCCTGACTGAAATTCAGGGCAACCAGCCGTTGCTCTCGCTCGACGTGGGCAGCCGCAGCGTAGCCGAAGTGATTGCCGATTGGACCGGTGTGCCACTTGGCAGCCTGCTCAAGGATGAACAATCCAGCTTATTGGCGCTGGAACAGCAGCTCTGCGAGCGCGTAATTGGCCAGGATCATCCTCTCGGCGCGCTGGCCCAACGTCTACGCGCGGCCAAGACTGGCTTGACCGAAGAAAAAGCCCCGCTGGGCGTTTTCCTGTTGGTGGGTACCAGCGGAGTAGGCAAGACCGAAACTGCCTTGGCGCTGGCCGATGCTCTGTTCGGTGGTGAGAAATCGCTCATCACCATCAATCTTTCTGAGTACCAGGAAGCCCACACCGTCAGCCAACTGAAAGGCTCGCCTCCCGGTTATGTCGGTTACGGCCAAGGCGGCGTGCTGACCGAGGCGGTACGCCAGCGGCCGTATAGCGTCGTACTTCTCGATGAAGTCGAGAAAGCTCATCGCGACGTACTCAATCTGTTTTATCAGGTCTTTGATCGCGGCTTCATGCGTGATGGCGAAGGACGTGAAATCGACTTCCGAAATACCGTCATTGTCATGACCTCCAACCTCGGCAGCGATGAACTGCAAGCCTGCCTGCAAGCGCAGCCTGACGCATCGGAAAGCACTCTGCATGAATTGCTGCGGCCAATCCTGCGCGAGCATTTCCAACCAGCCCTGTTGGCGCGCTTTCAAACCTTGATCTTCCGCCCGCTGCTGGCCGACGCGATGAAAACCATCGTTGCCCTGAAACTCGCCAAAGTTGCCAAACGCCTGCATCGCCATTACGGCCTGGATTGCCAGATCGACGAGCGTCTTCACGACGCCCTCGTCGACGCATGCCTGTTACCTGATGCCGGGGCGCGCAACATCGATAGCCTGCTCAACCAGCAAATCCTGCCCGTACTGAGCCAGCAATTGCTGCAACGCCAAGCCGCCCAACAGAAAACCCGCGGCGTGACGCTGGGCTACAGCGACGAAGAAGGCATCACTTTGCATTTCACTGACGCACTCACCGCCACGGAGGCCTGA
- the vgrG gene encoding type VI secretion system tip protein VgrG produces MSTALRAFFDHSRHKLQVSDVNASLDVLTFKGEEHLSQPFKYDVEFTSAAQDIAVEKMLGRAATFSLHGLPPKYPKMTPDFLSVVPEPPLRTLHGVVTGFKRLSDSNDEARYALTLQPRLALLGTGKQFRIYQHQSVPTIVESILRSRHNFEGQDFLFKLARDYPRREQVMQYGESDLVFITRLLAEVGIWFRFTVDQRLKIDVVEFHDDQRHYQFGVELPLRSPSGFTSSGQDGVWQLQTSHQVVEKNINFRAYHHRDANAWLNGEVDQTRGAKTTYGEAYHYAEPYKELGDRIAQDEDLLSESGFFYARLRHERYLNGQTQLSGASSSATLGLGQVLKITGAPQAFAPGAVITQLNTCAARDRSFEVTFEAIPYSETVCFRPPLVAKPQIAGTVPARVTSPQKNAPYSEIDRDGYYRVNFLFDRDSWKPGQESMLLRLARPYAGDTHGLHLPLIAGTEVAIAFEQGDPDRPYIAHALHDDRRPDHVTLRKRDYTRNVLRTPANNKLRMEDLRGSEHIKLSTEHSGKSQLNLGHLVDAEKKKRGEGFELRTDGWGAIRGGKGVFISADAQPKAQGQTLDMNAALAQLSSALELVKSLARSASVSGALPADEQSQQGLQSALDGLREAGLIASAPAGIALTTPANIQLSAGQNLTATARDSADVTVFKRFSVAAGEAVSLFAQKLGIRLVASRGPVDIQAQSDAITLQADKALTLNSVNGEITLNAAQGITLMSRGAYIKLKDGSIEIGAPGELLIKNDNIAWGGSASLDKALMPMVLEDPIYKFPMSGNFQVKDLAVNEPRAFRPYRIETSDGRVLRGVTDENGDTQIHYGLDSKKSQLFFE; encoded by the coding sequence ATGTCCACTGCACTGCGCGCTTTCTTCGACCACAGCCGTCACAAACTGCAAGTAAGTGATGTCAATGCATCCCTCGACGTCCTGACTTTCAAGGGCGAAGAACATCTGAGCCAGCCGTTCAAATACGACGTGGAGTTCACCTCTGCGGCGCAGGACATTGCGGTCGAAAAGATGCTCGGTCGGGCCGCGACGTTCAGTCTGCACGGGTTGCCGCCCAAGTACCCGAAGATGACGCCGGATTTCCTTTCCGTCGTGCCCGAGCCGCCGCTGCGCACGTTGCATGGCGTGGTCACCGGCTTCAAGCGCCTGTCCGATTCCAACGATGAAGCCCGTTACGCACTGACCCTGCAACCGCGTCTCGCGCTGCTCGGCACGGGTAAACAGTTCCGCATTTATCAGCATCAGTCGGTGCCGACTATTGTCGAGAGCATTCTGCGCAGTCGGCATAACTTCGAAGGTCAGGACTTTCTGTTCAAGCTGGCGCGCGACTACCCCAGGCGCGAACAGGTCATGCAATACGGCGAAAGCGACTTGGTGTTTATTACCCGGCTGCTCGCCGAAGTGGGTATCTGGTTTCGCTTCACCGTCGACCAACGCCTGAAGATTGATGTTGTTGAGTTTCATGACGACCAGCGTCATTACCAGTTCGGCGTCGAACTGCCCTTGCGTTCGCCGTCTGGTTTTACCAGCAGCGGACAGGATGGCGTGTGGCAACTGCAAACCAGCCACCAAGTGGTGGAAAAGAACATCAACTTTCGCGCTTATCACCATCGCGATGCCAATGCCTGGCTCAACGGCGAAGTCGACCAGACCCGAGGCGCAAAAACCACCTATGGCGAGGCGTACCACTACGCCGAACCTTACAAAGAACTCGGCGACCGGATTGCTCAGGATGAAGACCTGTTAAGCGAAAGCGGTTTTTTCTACGCGCGCCTGCGTCACGAGCGCTACCTCAACGGCCAGACCCAACTCAGCGGTGCCAGCAGCAGCGCGACGCTGGGCCTCGGTCAGGTCCTGAAAATCACCGGCGCTCCGCAGGCCTTCGCGCCGGGCGCAGTCATTACCCAACTGAACACTTGCGCCGCCCGTGATCGCAGCTTCGAAGTCACCTTCGAGGCCATCCCCTATTCGGAAACCGTCTGCTTCCGCCCGCCCTTGGTGGCGAAGCCGCAAATCGCCGGCACCGTACCGGCGCGCGTCACCAGCCCGCAGAAAAATGCCCCTTACTCCGAAATCGACCGGGATGGCTACTATCGGGTCAACTTCCTGTTCGACCGCGACAGCTGGAAGCCCGGTCAGGAAAGCATGCTGCTGCGCCTCGCGCGCCCGTATGCCGGCGACACTCACGGCCTGCATCTGCCGCTGATTGCCGGCACCGAAGTGGCCATCGCCTTCGAACAAGGCGACCCCGACCGACCTTACATCGCCCACGCCCTGCACGATGACCGCCGCCCGGACCACGTCACCCTGCGCAAACGCGACTACACCCGCAACGTCCTGCGCACCCCGGCCAACAACAAACTGCGCATGGAAGACCTGCGCGGCTCCGAGCACATCAAACTCAGCACCGAACACAGCGGCAAAAGCCAGCTCAACCTTGGGCACCTGGTCGACGCCGAGAAGAAAAAACGCGGCGAAGGGTTTGAGCTGAGGACCGATGGCTGGGGGGCGATTCGGGGTGGTAAAGGGGTGTTTATCAGTGCGGATGCGCAGCCCAAAGCTCAAGGCCAGACGTTGGATATGAATGCCGCATTGGCGCAGTTGAGCAGCGCCTTGGAGTTGGTGAAGAGCCTGGCGCGCAGTGCCTCCGTATCGGGTGCACTGCCAGCTGACGAACAATCGCAGCAGGGTTTGCAAAGTGCGCTGGATGGCCTTCGAGAGGCAGGGTTGATCGCCTCGGCACCGGCGGGAATCGCGCTGACGACACCGGCCAACATTCAGCTTTCGGCTGGCCAGAACCTTACCGCCACGGCGCGCGACAGCGCCGACGTAACCGTATTCAAACGCTTCAGCGTGGCTGCAGGTGAGGCCGTCAGCCTGTTTGCCCAGAAGCTGGGAATCAGGCTCGTTGCTTCTCGCGGCCCTGTGGATATCCAGGCGCAAAGCGATGCCATCACCTTGCAAGCCGACAAGGCGCTGACGCTTAACAGTGTCAACGGCGAAATCACCTTGAACGCCGCTCAGGGCATCACGCTTATGAGCCGAGGCGCTTACATCAAGCTCAAGGATGGCTCCATCGAAATCGGCGCGCCGGGCGAGCTGCTTATCAAAAACGACAACATCGCCTGGGGCGGCTCAGCGTCTCTCGACAAGGCCTTGATGCCAATGGTTCTGGAAGACCCGATTTATAAATTCCCGATGTCGGGCAACTTCCAGGTTAAGGATCTGGCAGTCAACGAGCCAAGAGCGTTCAGACCCTATCGAATCGAAACAAGTGATGGCCGCGTGCTGCGTGGAGTGACCGACGAAAACGGTGACACCCAGATTCATTACGGGCTCGACTCGAAAAAATCCCAGCTGTTTTTTGAATAA
- a CDS encoding SUMF1/EgtB/PvdO family nonheme iron enzyme produces MNTINLMFGVAVVLGMQGCEQATTPTEPRPVAVTDTEFQQFVASIKNNLIFVEGGEFLMGDFGPEYAPERSSYDWDKDSKPLHKVELTSYSINRFKVTNIEFQFYLRYNGMKLKEKGAVIKSEWDNINSVPNTPAHIDWYEAEQYCSWLGSVTDLPFALPTEAQWEYAARSRGQFLMVATDNGTYKAEPYSLVTESYDPKGINISSRGNRVTFAKEMGWKTGSFTPLPVDMFPPNPLGIYSMTDNGYEWVKDWYDPDYYKISPMKDPQGPSNPVFKDTFGNYTKVMRGQSYADPHWGGGFNVHRTEKDPMGRFGERGTIALGSSTMRCVVNNPEPVTHPRSINKPDAAPSELKDRQ; encoded by the coding sequence ATGAATACGATAAATCTTATGTTCGGCGTCGCCGTTGTTCTTGGTATGCAAGGTTGCGAGCAGGCAACGACACCAACAGAGCCTAGACCGGTAGCTGTTACTGATACGGAGTTTCAGCAGTTTGTAGCATCCATTAAAAACAATCTGATTTTCGTTGAGGGCGGCGAGTTTTTAATGGGTGACTTTGGCCCTGAATACGCCCCTGAACGGTCGTCGTACGACTGGGATAAAGACAGTAAACCATTACACAAAGTTGAGCTAACTAGCTATTCGATCAATAGATTCAAGGTGACTAACATAGAATTTCAGTTCTACCTCCGATATAACGGCATGAAGTTAAAAGAAAAGGGTGCGGTGATAAAGTCAGAGTGGGATAACATTAACTCTGTACCTAACACACCTGCACACATCGACTGGTATGAGGCTGAACAATACTGTAGCTGGCTCGGCTCGGTCACGGATTTACCTTTTGCACTGCCAACCGAAGCTCAGTGGGAGTATGCCGCGCGTAGCCGTGGTCAGTTTCTGATGGTTGCTACTGATAATGGTACCTATAAAGCCGAACCTTACAGCTTGGTTACGGAGTCATACGATCCTAAAGGTATCAATATTTCCAGCCGGGGGAATCGGGTAACTTTTGCCAAAGAAATGGGCTGGAAAACCGGAAGTTTCACTCCATTGCCCGTGGATATGTTCCCACCTAATCCTTTGGGAATATATTCGATGACGGACAACGGTTATGAATGGGTAAAGGATTGGTACGATCCGGATTATTATAAAATCTCACCAATGAAGGATCCGCAAGGACCGAGCAATCCGGTATTCAAGGATACGTTTGGCAACTATACAAAAGTGATGCGAGGGCAAAGCTATGCCGATCCTCATTGGGGGGGCGGTTTCAACGTACATAGAACAGAAAAGGATCCAATGGGACGGTTTGGCGAAAGAGGTACTATAGCTCTGGGCAGTAGCACAATGCGTTGCGTAGTTAACAACCCGGAACCCGTGACGCACCCACGATCCATAAATAAGCCTGATGCCGCTCCTTCTGAGTTGAAGGATCGGCAATGA